CCTTTCCCCTAACTCCAAACTGGAATCTTGACTGCACAAGACACAGGTCTTTCTATGTGGAGCTGCCAGGAACCAAAACCCTTTGGGAATATACTAAGGTTTCCTGAAGTCATCACAGGACTCATGGGTGAGACAGAGTCCTTGTAGCACAACCTTTGGGTAAAAATTTTACAGGTGACACCTAGTAATCCAAAACTGTAATTATGGGTATCATACCATGCCCTTAAAAGTCAATTTCCAGTTATTTCTAAATTTCTTCCCTCTTAACCCTTCCATCTATGTTCAGACCTCTGCTCCAAAAATATTCAAAGGCTCCCCACCATTGCCTACTGAAAAACTTGTAATGCCCCCATAGCCTTTAAGATGCTACATAAACACTTCAGCTTTCTAGCCTTGCTATTGTTCCACTCCACATGCTCCCTGCTCTAGTCCAACCAGACAGCCCTCTTTCCATCAGTCATGAACTGTGTGTTCTCCAAACTTTTCAAATATGCTCATGTGGTCCCAataccttcctctcctcttttccaaTACTTTCAAATACAACTTAAAGCTTCTCCACAAAACCTTCCTTCAATCCACATCAGACTTTTCTCTTTAGACCTCACCTAGTATTGTTTCCCAAGTCTCTAAAGCACTTAactataatacatgtatattatcATTACAATATCAGTGCAGATCAGTTTTGCAACTTCTTAAATACATCCTCTTTTCTGTTCTACAATGTCATCATTCCCTAATGTAGATCCTTATCACATCAAGCTTGGATTATTGCCAATAGCCTGCCTCATTTCTgctccaatccattctctattcAATCACTAACTTGATTTTCCTACAACATGAGTCTGATGTTATCccttctactcaataaattccagtggcttcctattgccttcagaaacaaatagaaaactgTTTGGCATTCAGTCTTTAAAACCTAACCCCCTCCTACCTTCCAATCTTCTTCCACCTATTTCCTTGACACACTATTCTATGaacatctctcagctctgggtgtctcccatgcctagaacatTGTCCTTCCTTCATTCAGACTACttacctccctggcttcctttaagtcccaactaaaattctataCAAAGCCTTCCCTAATCCCTTAATTCCAGTGCCCACCTCTTTTATGTTCTATTTGTCCTGCATATGGTTTTTTTTGAATAAATTTGTTTGCATGCTGCCTTCACTAAAGGGTGAGCTCTTTTAAGGGCAGGGaacattttttgtctctttttgtatacacagcacttaccacagtgcctagcacatagtaggcacttaatgtttattgaatgaaaaaacataattttggaCCAAAGAACATAATGTCTATTTTTCATCTGATTGTTCTTGGTGTGGATGGTTAAACCAAACCATTTAAAGTAGTTATGGATCTCATTTAAGAGGCGCTACACTATTTTGGGACTTGATGAAATAAGCACAATGCCATCCACAAACAGGAGTACTTAAAGAACCTCACTCTTTTttggagttcttaacttttttttgtgtcACAGACACAGGAAaccatttatattgaaatatacctatcaaaaaaaaatttaagttcacAAACCCCAGATTAAGAGCTTTCTCCAAAATAATGATAAACTCTACCTTTATAGAAATATACCTTCCTATTTCATGTCTTGCGTAATAGTTATTAAAGAGTCTTTGAACAAGGCTACCTCTATTGTCCTCTCAAAGAATCTTGTCTTAATTTTGAAAACACTGATTTCAATACATTGAAAACACGTGTATTTTACCTTACCAAATCAAATGTTTCATTCAACATTTTGCCCTAGTGGCCCATTACCTCTAGTCAGAGGAAAAGCTTACATCTCATTTCAGTGGAGCCCAATATTTCCAGCACTCTAAGAGTTTGGCTTGTTCttcatcttttcatttacatCAATGTGGTCATTGTGTATGTTCTATTGGTCCTCTATTCCACTGCACAAAGGAGTCCTGTATGGTCTTACTATAGAACATCACTTGCAAAAGCTGCCTTCAATAAATGTGTATTCTTATGTTCGCATAAATTAAAAAGTAAGCATAGGCAAGAGTGAGCTGGCATGTAAtttgtattaatattttctccttcagtttAAGTCCAATCAACAAAATCAATCAAGCAatgtgtttattgatttttaatgtGTAAATGCTCaccttgaaaatttaacaatcaggaGAAAGTATGATCAGGCCCTAGCTCCTTCCTGAAGGGGTCAGTAGTTGTTCTCCGAGTCAATTTATTTTgcggggggggagagggggggttGTGGAGAGGTAACAAGATCTTGGTTTTGTCCCCCATGCTTTTGGCATCTTCTCCCTCAAATACTGTGAAAGTTCCTAAATGCCCCCAAATTTATGTTGCCTCCACCATGGATGTCCTATTTATTTAGTCTAATCTAGctactcttatttttcttctctccaggGCGATTTTCACTTTCTCCATAAGCACATACCAACAGTGATATTGAGTCCAAATGTGATGTCTAAACCTTTgcaacttttcttccttttgtctttgttgtCTTTCTATTCTCATCCCTAAATACCATACAATTTTCTTTAGCTTGGTCTTttgccaagctttctttaaacttTCTTCCCCATCCAAGACTTCTCATTATTTTGTAGGGCAAGCCATCATAACTTGTCCTTTTTAAGTTTTTTCCAAAAATAAgttttactaaaaatatttttacatgatagATTTctggaaatataataaataatcccACCTTAAGTTTGCACCGTTACCGAAGGGAAACAACTGAAAAGAAACAACTAATAACCACATGAGGCTATGTATACATTTTGTCCTATTAGTGCCCTATTTCTATGCAGAGAAGAAATGTCTCTCTCTCAATTCTATTGGACCATTAGTGGTATTTCTGATACTCAGACTTgcctttaataatattttcatttacacTACTGTAGTCATTATGTAAATTGTTCTATTGGTTCTATTTCACTGTGCCAATTCACAAATTCCTCATTTCTCTtaattcatctttatttcttattgaaaaatattctattatCTTCATACAccaaggagattttttttcattctcttagcaatgttttccatttttgctACCTACCATAAAGTactattatgaatattttgtcttatcttctatttttatttccatatataaCATCCTACAGATATCTGTCTAGTGCAATGATTATTGCTTAAAAGTGATTTAAGTCACTTTTCTTGCACAATTGTAAAATGATATCCATAATGGCTAGAGGAACTTAGATTCACCAAGTGTAGTTCTATAACTTCTTTTCCACAGATttatgtgttagtggaaatttgggattcATTGAGCCTTAATATtcagatccatgatataaacttcctgtggttaggggacttgaaaactacatttcccatgattcaatgggcttccttCTTATGTGGTGATGTAAGCCAACATAAGGAGAAGCTTAAATAGAGAACTTGATTGGTATGCTCTCTTTCCTGTGGAACAAGCCAGATGGGCAGAGTTAATGgcagggcatttgaattagatcttagcaataattaccaatatgcctttaaataaactattaaatattttgaatagatccatctatattaatattattcttaattctttccaatacttttaaaaaatatatatctttactATTTGGCAGGTTCTGAGGTAAAAtctgttgttttaatttgcttttctttattagCAGCTTTTTATATAGACATTTGTAACTTACAATTCTTTTCACaactatttttacattttaaccaTTAATATATATTGGGAAACGGCCTTTGGTCTTATGTATTTGTGACAATTCCCTATTAATCTTAAATAGCAAACAAATTAATATTTGATGGAAATCTCTTTTCTGCCTGATAGTTTCTCTGTATCAAAtttgttctaatttttaattctatGTATTGATAGTCTCTCTTGGTCTTCTCTATATCTTGGTTAACAATCCTTCTGAGAAATTATTCAGGAGACAGaacggtggctcagtggattaataTAGCCAGGCCTACAGAGGTCccgggtttaaatctggccttagacacttctatgtgaccctgggaaagttacttaatcttcATTGTCTGTCcgttacaattcttctgcctcagaaccaatacacagattaTGACAGGTAaggatttggggggaaaaaatatTAGTGCACTTTTTCCCAACCCAAGGCTGAAAGTTTTGCAAAAAATTGTTCCAAGGGATCTCTTCTGGGGCAACAGAGGAAAGAACTATAATTTCTTGAAGGGACAGCAAAATAAAAAGCTCTCTGGAATTGATGGaattaggaaacaaaaaaaaggagTAACTTTAGCCTAAAGGAAGCCTCTCTCAGATTGAGTGGATATACAAAAGGATAGGTGCCATTTTAACAAAATGCTGCCTCTTTCCATGATGCAGAATTAAAGATATATAGGAAATTTTGTTAGCTTAAGAAGTCGTATCTATAAAATTCTAAGTCTTTTTGAAGTACTTTAAGAGTTGTAGCACGAGGAGAAAAATTGTTAGAACTAAAAATGAAAGTGTTCTTCcattaaatatgtaaaaacaaaaattccaTCAGTTACTACTGAAAATTCAAACTAAATAGTAATGAAAAATTACATCATCATTGGAAGCAACCAGCATTAGTAGTCTATACTTGACAAACTGACAATGACTGAAATACCAGCCTTGAAGTCTCCTGGCTTTCCAAAGCAGTTACAAAATCTGCCAAGATTTTATTTCACTTTGGACATCACTCCTAAGGAGGAATCCTCTTCTCAAACATCTTTATAAATCAAATCTAGTTtcaacagaagagaaaaagatttttCTGCCCAAGAATCTCTTAATCGTTTATGGAAAAACTAAACAATCTACCAAAGGAACTTTCTTTAAAGATCTTTAATAAAACAGGAGGGTCAGATATGATTAAGGCCTAGCTATTTCATTCtatgaaagttttttaaaaggtgTTAACTCTCATAAACATGACTAACCTACTCAGTTCTTGCCATTTGTCTGCTGGTCCTGAcacaaatttgagaaataagaatATGAAATCTACAGTATTATTAGGAACTCAAGACACTCATCTGATTCTTTTCCATTAGTCCTACAGTAGACAATTGGCACCTATTTACTGCCAGTTGATAACCctttctttatttaaatatttcctgaaaTTACATTAATGAATTTCAGAAGAATAGTTcactgtttggggttttctttcttttttttttagaagctGGCAGACAGAGAAATGTGCTTTTATATAAAGATATTCCCTCTACCACAGTAAGTATATTTATAACCACAGAAAATTAAGTGCTTTGCTTAGAATCACATAGCCAGTACATGTCAGAATCTGGACTTGAAGTTAGGTCTCTAGATAACAGAACAAAATGCATCTCCAATAGCTCTTTGAAATACTGAaaagaggcctagagatggaaggtcctaggttcaaatccagcctcagacacttcccagctgcgtgaccctgggcaagtcacttgactgccattgcccacccttaccactcttccacatagtagccaatacacagaagttaagggttaaaaaaaaaaaaagaaatactgaaaagaaagctattgcttaaaaaaaaaaaaaaggctagataTCCCTCccagaaattaaagaattaagcAGAGGACGGTAAAACTACTTTATTGATTGCAGTTAGTacagttcaataaatattgatcCCCAAAATGAACTCAGCTATTGTTCCCTGGAAAGCTGCATGAAGTTGAATCAACTGATTCCCATGGAGGTAAACTTGAATCAATTCTGTTTCTTGGGAAATGAAGCCATGCCCAGCTGATAAAGGGCATAAACTGTTCCTGAAATGAggacaaataaaaaaagacaaagttaGAGAAATGTTCCAAAATCAAAACCTAAAAGTTCAGTTATATGTCAAAATTGTTTTcaacaattaataaaaatgtcaatggATATGAATATAAGTCACAGAATAAATAGTATTTTCATGATTATTATATTTGAAATTCTCTATTACTGCTACAGAAGGCTGAAGTAAACTTGGAAAAGCAGAATTCTGAGAGCAATCCCTGAAATACACTGccagaataaactaaaaaaaaaaaaagaaaagaaaatataggacagcaatttaaattaatttgaagGGTTTTTAGTGGGGAAAGAGTACTGTACCTGTGATTCCATTAGAGTAGACATTGTTCAATGAGGAAACTTTCTCTACTAATGCAATTCAGTAATTATTCAACAACCTAAAATCTTAGGCAATTGCCACAGGGAttgaggattaagtgagttgcccaggatcataaagcAGTTTATCAAAGGTGGAACTAAAACCTAGGTCTTTCTACTCCAAAGCAGACTCTATCACTATGGcatgttaaattaaaaactataaaaagttattaaaagttACTAGCTATTACCAACCTAGTTCTCAAATAAAATGGGACTGCATTTGTATCCTCATACTTGGCCAAGGTTTGGAAAAGTAGTAATCCAAAGATAAACGGAAAAAAACAAGGGATACTGACGTTAAGTAAATcacctattctttctctctccaatgTCAACAGTATATACCAATCAATAGTGGACAATTAATTAATAATGTTGCTCAATGTCAGAATCACTCTCATTTCACTCTATATGCTACAAAAACAAGAGATAGGTTGAGATGGTGTGGCAATGTAAGTTGTTTGGGTTCAAAACACTCAGGGTGTCAAAAatagcagaaagaagaaaagcatctGATAAATgcagatcaatttttttttaattattaaaggaTTTTGGTGGATATCTGTCAATCAGATCTCAGGCTCTAATTAAATTCTAATAACCCTTTGTGAACATGTCTAAGCCATCAAAATTTCTTACCAACAACTGAAAACACCATGGTGGCTCTATACAGTAGGGCATctcctatcccaccttttagatGTACTGGAATGCTATCATCCtcctaggttaaaaaaaaatggttttagcaatttaataaataaaacttggtaattttcaaaagactAAGTACAATCCAATAAAGTTGATTCCTAagccaaataaatattttcactACCAATAATGCCATAAATTTATCCAACATTTTTCTCAGACCTGGAATTATTCTTGATTGAGGTGtctatattcaaaatataatagAAAGCTAAAAGCTCAAAATTTAACATGTTTTTCTGAAGTCAATTTGGGAGGTAATAAAAGACATCATACATGGTATCATTAACTAAGTAATATTTGGCATTGGAACAATTTTTAGAGCTTACTTATTCAATATTGATAAaacagatgatttttaaaaacatgcacTAGTAAAATACCATTTACAATTAATTTTGTTaacaatatcacaaaattatgtattaaaatattataacaacTCAGAAATATCATCCTTTTTAGCTATTAAACACTGGAttacatgtattttttaatttgatcctcagtTATGAAGTAGGAAGTATTTCAAATTCATATAGATAAGTTCCCATTCAGAGAGCTTAAAAGAATTGCCTTTGGGCAAACAATAAGTAATGAAGCTAGTTTTTGATAGCGGGGTCTCTGtctattcattctttctctttattaacCACAGTTAACTGAAATGGATACTTGTTCATTGATGTAGGAGGGAACCATCTCCAATTCAATAAAAACCACAGTTATCTGAGAGAGCTATTTTGACATTTAAACACCATCAGAAACAAAAAGCAAGTCACTCTGGTCATTTTTGctgttagaaaaattttctacTATTACCAATCTCCACTGATCCTCCCCCAACCTGAGGGGAATATTTCTAAGGCAGAGAGTATGATAGCTTTGATATTCTATCTATGGCTCTTTACTTTTCCTGTGCTAGACTTCCCATACAGAATAATCTTTAGTACAGAATATGCTATGTATAATCAATCTTTTAGAAAGTAAAATTCACTTTACAAAACTACAGTATAAAGGTCATGGGGTAAATATGGTTACTTGCTTTAACCTTAGATGttaataataaagtttttatGTTGTATTCAATTCCTATTTTCACTTTCCAGTTCTATCTTATTATTCATCCCATAGCATTTGTGAAGCTCTTTCTCAATTCCTTTATTCAACAAACACTAAGTTCTTACTAATAGTAGAAAACCAGGCTTAGCTGTCTCAAGATATTCTGGACACTGACAAAGCAAGATTTTCTCTATTCTACTTCAAATTTAAACCAGATGAAAATATtggcattattattaataacaattcacatttctatGGTACACTTAGCACCTTCTTCTGCTCTCTCCAGAGGAAATGAAACCCTAATGAGGATAGTCCAGTCAGAGAAAATACAATAAACTTCTTGGTTCTGTTCTGGCCTGCCTTCTCTCCTTCAAAATTCTGTTTGGTGTACAAAGCCTTTCATAAGCTATCTACATCCTTATCCCCCTTGTTCCAATATTCTTCCTATCcttactcttcaatccagtgacattggtctCCTTGCTCTTCCTTGAAGAAGACATATCTAAGCtccaggaattttctctggctgtctacTGGAACACTCTCCTCACCTTTGTCTCCTTGATTTCCAAATAAGTCAAGTCCCAAACAAAATTTCatcttccacaggaagcctttctcagcCATGCTTAATTGTAATGACTTTCCTCAActaattattctctttttatcctgtatggaggtttttttttaaaaacataattgtcTGTATATTATCTTCCAATAGATTGTGAAGGCTGGGACGATCTTCTGcctttttgtatccctggcacaTAGCACAGGGTCTAGCACatacaggtacttaataaatgttcactgactgattaaatttgtttctcttaagaTATAGCACAGTGTATGAGAAACCTTCTTCATAGACAGAAAAAACCTACttctttcctctaattattagagatttagaacactttctcatgtgcttattgatacttttaatttctttacctgaaaattgcctattcatgtctcttgcccatttatcaattggggaatggcttgatttttttatacaac
The window above is part of the Gracilinanus agilis isolate LMUSP501 chromosome 4, AgileGrace, whole genome shotgun sequence genome. Proteins encoded here:
- the LOC123245157 gene encoding cytochrome c oxidase subunit 7A2, mitochondrial, giving the protein MLRNFLALRQISQRTTNVVPVRQLKNKVPEKQKLFQEDDSIPVHLKGGIGDALLYRATMVFSVVGTVYALYQLGMASFPKKQN